The proteins below are encoded in one region of Amycolatopsis acidiphila:
- a CDS encoding ABC transporter substrate-binding protein encodes MSLLVLLAGCASHQPDEDSSARPDTEAVFPVTIGSVTIDRQPTRIVSLSPSATETLFALGAGPHVVAVDSQSDYPPEAPHTALSALSPDPEAIAGYRPDLVIASADTNGLSAALAKTGVQTLVMPDAKTLDDAYAEFVELGKATGHQAEGESLARQTHSDIDKIVADTPKPAKPLSFYYELDQTYYSVTSKTFIGQVLARFGLTNIADGNDPSVSGGYPQLSAERILQANPDLVFLADSKCCGQNAQTVAARPGWNTLTAVKDGQVFALDDDIASRWSPRVVELVRAVADAVTRVNHAG; translated from the coding sequence GTGTCACTGCTCGTGCTGCTCGCCGGGTGCGCCTCGCACCAGCCGGACGAGGACTCGAGCGCCAGGCCCGACACCGAGGCGGTGTTCCCGGTCACGATCGGCTCGGTGACGATCGACCGGCAGCCCACCCGGATCGTGTCACTGTCGCCGTCGGCGACCGAAACGCTGTTCGCCCTGGGCGCCGGCCCGCACGTGGTGGCCGTGGACTCACAGTCCGACTATCCCCCGGAAGCCCCGCACACGGCGTTGTCGGCGCTGAGCCCCGATCCCGAGGCGATCGCGGGCTACCGCCCGGACCTGGTCATCGCGTCGGCCGATACGAACGGGTTGTCCGCCGCGCTGGCGAAGACCGGTGTGCAGACGCTGGTCATGCCCGACGCGAAGACCCTCGATGACGCGTACGCGGAGTTCGTCGAGCTGGGCAAGGCGACCGGTCATCAGGCCGAGGGCGAGAGCCTGGCCCGGCAGACCCACAGCGACATCGACAAGATCGTCGCGGACACCCCGAAGCCGGCCAAGCCGCTGAGCTTCTACTACGAACTGGACCAGACCTACTACAGCGTGACGTCGAAGACATTCATCGGCCAGGTGCTCGCCCGGTTCGGCCTGACGAACATCGCCGACGGGAACGACCCGTCGGTCTCCGGTGGATACCCGCAGCTGTCTGCAGAACGCATTTTGCAGGCCAACCCCGACCTCGTTTTCCTGGCCGACTCGAAGTGCTGCGGCCAGAACGCGCAGACCGTCGCCGCCCGGCCCGGCTGGAACACCCTGACCGCCGTCAAGGACGGGCAGGTGTTCGCGCTCGACGACGACATCGCCTCCCGCTGGAGCCCGCGCGTCGTGGAGCTGGTCCGGGCGGTGGCGGACGCGGTGACCC